In Paenarthrobacter sp. GOM3, a single window of DNA contains:
- a CDS encoding LacI family DNA-binding transcriptional regulator translates to MESLDRRHARAPRVTAAMVAARAGVSTATVSLVANGKTQGRVSDDNISRVRTAISELGYVVDSIGSSLARGVSSIVILVTPDVSNPFFANVIAGVRESLGAEYQLLLSVTDAGESPQASDVRKLLALRPAGLLVGAPSAGFLEDLSAAAPLVLLDAPGLEGFAPSVNLDVAQGARELARHLASSGHTRAAYVDGITGTATFQLRREAFLEEAASLGLVVSREHIIRTAIDVGAAAAAFAEAWPAWQREGVTAVVCGTDTHAYGMLQEARVEGVRIPEELAVAGFDDLPYSATSNPSLTSVHLPATPLGRKAGEQLRGLMEGRELSEPHVTLESSLVVRGSTS, encoded by the coding sequence ATGGAATCCCTGGATCGGCGCCATGCGCGCGCGCCACGAGTGACCGCCGCGATGGTGGCCGCCCGAGCCGGCGTTTCCACGGCGACCGTATCGCTGGTGGCCAACGGCAAGACGCAGGGTCGCGTATCCGATGACAACATCTCCCGCGTTCGCACGGCCATTTCCGAGCTCGGTTACGTAGTTGACAGCATCGGCAGCTCGCTGGCCCGTGGGGTCAGCTCCATCGTCATTCTGGTGACGCCGGACGTGTCCAACCCGTTCTTCGCCAACGTGATCGCCGGCGTGCGGGAATCGCTGGGCGCCGAATACCAATTGCTTCTGTCAGTGACCGACGCCGGGGAGTCGCCGCAGGCCTCCGACGTACGCAAATTGTTGGCCCTCCGCCCGGCGGGCCTGCTGGTGGGCGCTCCCAGTGCCGGGTTCCTTGAAGACCTCTCCGCGGCCGCACCCCTGGTGCTCCTGGACGCCCCCGGGCTAGAAGGTTTCGCGCCGTCCGTCAATCTCGATGTAGCCCAGGGTGCCCGCGAACTGGCCCGGCACTTGGCTTCCTCCGGGCACACGAGGGCTGCGTACGTGGACGGCATCACTGGAACAGCCACGTTCCAGTTGCGCCGGGAAGCTTTCCTCGAGGAAGCCGCTTCCCTTGGCCTGGTGGTCTCGCGGGAGCACATCATCAGAACAGCGATCGACGTCGGTGCTGCCGCTGCCGCTTTCGCCGAAGCCTGGCCGGCATGGCAGCGCGAGGGGGTGACCGCCGTCGTCTGCGGTACCGATACCCACGCCTATGGAATGCTGCAGGAGGCGCGGGTGGAGGGGGTTCGCATCCCCGAAGAATTGGCTGTGGCCGGCTTCGACGACTTGCCCTATTCGGCTACCAGCAACCCCAGCCTCACCAGCGTCCACCTGCCGGCAACCCCCCTGGGACGCAAAGCGGGGGAGCAGCTGCGCGGGCTCATGGAGGGCCGTGAATTGTCGGAGCCGCATGTGACTTTGGAGAGCTCGCTGGTAGTGCGGGGTTCTACTTCGTAG
- the uriH gene encoding uridine-preferring nucleoside hydrolase UriH: MDPNTRKKIILDCDPGHDDAVAMLLAHGNPDIELLAVTTVVGNQTLEKVTRNALSVATIAGITGVPFAAGCDRPLVRTIETAPSIHGDSGMDGPEQPESAIELDPRHAVDLIIETVMAHEPGTVTLVPTAGLTNIAMAARKEPRIVERVKEVVLMGGGYHVGNWSAVAEFNIIIDPEAAHIVFNEKWPVVMVGLDLTHQALATDEVVDRIAKIGTKPAKFVLELMEFFKKTYKDAQGFDFPPVHDPCAVAYVIDPTVMTTRKVPVDIELQGKLTLGMTVADFRAPAPEDCHTSVAVDLDHKKFWDLVTDAIVRIGEPTHDGGAPATAGAGTAPVLAGGAK; this comes from the coding sequence GTGGATCCCAACACACGCAAGAAGATAATTCTTGACTGCGACCCTGGCCATGACGACGCCGTAGCAATGCTGCTGGCTCACGGCAACCCGGACATCGAACTGCTCGCAGTGACCACGGTGGTGGGCAACCAGACGCTCGAGAAGGTCACCCGCAACGCCCTTTCGGTGGCAACCATTGCCGGCATCACTGGCGTCCCCTTCGCCGCAGGCTGCGACCGTCCCTTGGTCCGCACCATCGAGACCGCCCCCAGCATCCACGGCGATTCGGGCATGGATGGTCCGGAGCAGCCCGAGTCCGCCATCGAGCTGGACCCGCGCCACGCCGTCGACCTCATCATTGAAACCGTCATGGCCCACGAGCCTGGCACCGTCACCTTGGTTCCCACTGCGGGCCTGACCAACATCGCCATGGCGGCCCGCAAGGAGCCCCGCATCGTTGAACGCGTCAAGGAAGTTGTCCTCATGGGCGGCGGCTACCACGTGGGAAACTGGAGCGCGGTGGCCGAGTTCAACATCATCATCGACCCCGAGGCTGCGCACATCGTCTTCAACGAAAAGTGGCCCGTGGTCATGGTTGGCCTCGACCTGACGCACCAAGCGCTGGCAACGGACGAGGTTGTGGACAGGATCGCCAAGATCGGCACCAAACCCGCCAAGTTCGTCCTTGAACTGATGGAATTCTTCAAGAAGACCTACAAGGACGCCCAGGGCTTCGACTTCCCGCCGGTGCATGATCCCTGCGCAGTCGCGTACGTCATCGACCCCACGGTCATGACCACGCGCAAAGTCCCCGTTGACATCGAACTCCAAGGCAAACTCACCCTCGGCATGACCGTGGCTGACTTCCGCGCACCCGCCCCGGAGGACTGCCACACATCGGTCGCCGTCGACTTGGACCACAAGAAGTTCTGGGATCTGGTCACCGACGCGATTGTCAGGATCGGCGAACCAACGCACGACGGCGGCGCTCCCGCCACCGCTGGTGCCGGAACCGCCCCGGTTCTCGCAGGAGGGGCCAAGTAA
- the uriT gene encoding uridine transporter UriT codes for MSNPAETKSARGNVTALMVALLAACVAFQLNASMLSPALVTMGNELNTDQATIGLSQTWFFTAAALFSLFLPRLSDIVGRKKILVGMMILMAVGSVIAAMAPDVTWLFVGRIIQGVSGPTVPLCLIMLRSAVSNPRKYGTLMGLITAVNGGVAGVDSFVGGYFAENFGFRSIFWLMVALAVVATVLIAFLAGESKPAAGTTMDWLGVFFIVIAVGALLTALNEGSKLATAFDAGTLTLAIFLTVIAVVAFFAFWTVEKRAKQPMVETVHLRQRSTWAPLLTTTLTMTGIFAVINGIVPAYVQAADPGFGVGPTEMSLMILTPYALLGWIFGPISGRLAPVLGYTKVLRIGLIGSLVALAIIAFFGLGSLPMMIVGTALLGIMYAGTVNIMLNGLGVVLSPKGNPGFLPGMNAGAFNLGAGLSFLVLPAVLVATASLSDTKASYLTVVVVGLAITLAAFAASLLIPKPVDAEVTEDAEVTV; via the coding sequence ATGTCGAACCCCGCAGAAACCAAGTCCGCCCGCGGCAACGTCACCGCCCTCATGGTGGCACTGCTGGCAGCCTGCGTAGCCTTCCAGCTCAACGCCTCCATGCTTAGCCCCGCCCTGGTCACCATGGGCAACGAACTCAACACGGACCAAGCCACCATCGGCCTGTCCCAGACGTGGTTCTTCACCGCGGCAGCCCTGTTCTCCCTTTTCCTGCCACGTTTGAGCGACATTGTCGGTCGCAAGAAGATCCTGGTCGGCATGATGATCCTGATGGCCGTCGGCTCCGTCATCGCAGCAATGGCCCCGGACGTTACCTGGCTCTTTGTTGGCCGCATCATCCAGGGCGTCAGCGGGCCCACGGTTCCGCTCTGCCTGATCATGCTTCGCTCGGCAGTAAGCAACCCGCGCAAGTACGGAACGCTCATGGGCCTCATCACGGCAGTCAACGGCGGCGTGGCCGGTGTCGACTCGTTTGTTGGCGGCTACTTCGCAGAGAACTTTGGTTTCCGGAGCATCTTCTGGCTCATGGTGGCACTGGCCGTCGTTGCCACTGTCCTGATTGCTTTCCTGGCTGGCGAAAGCAAGCCTGCAGCTGGCACCACCATGGACTGGCTGGGCGTCTTCTTCATCGTGATCGCCGTGGGTGCACTGCTGACGGCCCTGAACGAGGGCTCCAAGCTGGCCACGGCTTTCGACGCCGGCACCCTGACCCTCGCGATCTTCCTGACGGTGATTGCCGTCGTCGCGTTCTTCGCGTTCTGGACTGTCGAGAAGCGGGCAAAGCAGCCCATGGTGGAAACCGTGCACCTGCGCCAGCGCTCCACGTGGGCTCCGCTGCTGACCACCACGCTGACCATGACCGGTATCTTCGCGGTCATCAACGGCATCGTCCCGGCGTACGTTCAGGCAGCCGATCCCGGCTTCGGCGTCGGGCCCACCGAGATGTCGCTCATGATCCTGACCCCGTACGCACTCCTTGGCTGGATCTTCGGTCCCATCAGCGGCCGACTTGCTCCGGTCCTCGGGTACACCAAGGTGCTCCGCATCGGCCTCATCGGCAGCCTTGTGGCCCTGGCCATCATCGCGTTCTTCGGCCTGGGTAGCCTCCCGATGATGATTGTTGGCACGGCTTTGTTGGGCATCATGTACGCCGGTACCGTCAACATCATGCTGAACGGACTCGGCGTCGTCCTTTCACCGAAGGGCAACCCTGGCTTCCTCCCCGGCATGAACGCAGGAGCTTTCAACCTCGGCGCGGGGCTGAGCTTCCTGGTACTGCCCGCTGTGCTGGTTGCCACAGCCTCGTTGAGCGACACCAAAGCCTCGTACCTGACGGTGGTTGTGGTGGGCCTTGCGATCACCCTGGCTGCCTTCGCCGCGTCACTCCTGATCCCCAAGCCGGTGGACGCAGAAGTAACCGAAGATGCTGAGGTGACGGTGTGA
- a CDS encoding LysE family transporter has translation MQFSLWLALVGAGTLISFTPGAGAIFTMSNSLNSGFRRSIWGILGQQVALVIHILIVALGVGVLVSNSPVIFNVIRYAGAAYLVYLGIRQFLRKPDLDEEQVEDKKNEPALSMFQRGVWVNLLNPKAIVFFLAFMPQFIRPDQPLVQQYVVLTATVLAIDIMVMWFFFALAARSFQRFTHDQRGQQVLNRIFGCLFVLVGILLAVIH, from the coding sequence GTGCAATTTTCTCTCTGGCTGGCCTTGGTTGGTGCCGGCACCCTGATCAGTTTCACTCCCGGCGCGGGTGCCATCTTCACCATGAGCAACTCGCTCAACTCTGGCTTCCGACGTTCCATTTGGGGCATCCTGGGTCAGCAGGTGGCGTTGGTCATCCATATCCTGATCGTGGCCCTGGGTGTGGGTGTCCTGGTTTCCAACTCGCCGGTCATCTTCAATGTGATCCGATACGCGGGCGCGGCTTATCTGGTGTACCTCGGCATCCGGCAGTTCCTCCGGAAACCCGATCTGGACGAAGAACAGGTTGAGGACAAGAAGAACGAACCCGCCCTGTCCATGTTCCAGCGGGGCGTTTGGGTCAACCTGCTGAACCCGAAGGCCATTGTGTTCTTCCTGGCCTTCATGCCGCAGTTCATCCGCCCGGACCAGCCGTTGGTCCAGCAATACGTGGTGCTGACCGCCACTGTTTTGGCGATCGACATCATGGTGATGTGGTTCTTCTTCGCCTTGGCAGCGCGTTCATTCCAGCGTTTCACCCACGACCAACGTGGCCAGCAGGTCCTCAACCGCATTTTCGGTTGCTTGTTCGTGCTGGTGGGCATCCTGTTGGCAGTCATCCACTAG
- a CDS encoding DNA polymerase IV: protein MGQTDPVSGIPWVLHVDLDQFIAAVEVLRRPELAGKPIIVGGRGDPTERAVVSTASYEARAYGVGSGMPLRVAARKVPEAIILPVDQEAYLAASEVVMATLREQPGATVQVLGWDEAFVGITTEDPEAYAGQIQEAVLEQTQLHCSIGIGDTLVRAKNATDFGKPAGVFRLTKENWLEVMGDKPTKELWGVGSKISQRLAKHGITTVKQLAAADPQDLVPEFGPKMGPWYAQLGRGEGATEVDDTPWVARAHGRETTFQQDLTEPDQVEAAVKELTARVLEDVAAEDRPVVGLTLKVRYKPFFTKTYARKIPETFSRDDVLTQALELTGKIEPDRPIRLLGLRAEMAMPDDARKGHTPTRSGW, encoded by the coding sequence ATGGGGCAGACTGATCCCGTGAGCGGAATACCGTGGGTGTTGCACGTTGATCTGGACCAGTTCATTGCGGCGGTCGAGGTACTGCGGCGGCCCGAGCTGGCGGGCAAACCGATCATTGTGGGCGGCAGGGGAGATCCCACAGAAAGGGCTGTGGTGTCCACGGCATCCTACGAAGCAAGGGCCTACGGAGTTGGCTCAGGGATGCCCCTTCGCGTAGCGGCCCGGAAAGTCCCCGAAGCCATCATCCTGCCGGTCGACCAGGAAGCTTACCTTGCAGCATCAGAGGTGGTGATGGCGACTCTGCGGGAACAACCGGGTGCGACGGTTCAGGTGCTCGGCTGGGACGAGGCCTTTGTCGGCATCACAACAGAGGATCCCGAAGCCTACGCAGGGCAGATCCAAGAAGCCGTCCTGGAACAGACCCAGCTCCACTGCAGTATCGGCATCGGCGACACCCTGGTCCGCGCAAAGAACGCCACCGACTTCGGCAAGCCCGCCGGGGTGTTCAGGCTGACGAAGGAAAACTGGCTGGAGGTCATGGGGGACAAGCCAACCAAGGAACTGTGGGGTGTTGGAAGCAAAATCTCACAGCGCCTCGCGAAGCACGGCATCACCACAGTCAAGCAACTCGCCGCGGCCGACCCGCAGGATCTGGTGCCGGAGTTCGGTCCCAAGATGGGGCCGTGGTACGCACAGCTGGGGCGCGGCGAAGGCGCCACGGAAGTCGACGATACTCCGTGGGTTGCCCGCGCCCACGGCCGCGAAACCACCTTCCAGCAGGACCTCACCGAACCGGACCAGGTGGAGGCCGCCGTCAAGGAACTGACGGCCCGCGTCCTCGAGGATGTTGCAGCCGAGGACCGGCCAGTGGTGGGCCTTACGCTGAAAGTCCGTTACAAGCCGTTTTTCACCAAGACCTATGCAAGGAAAATCCCTGAGACTTTCAGCCGGGACGACGTCCTAACCCAGGCTTTGGAGCTCACCGGAAAAATCGAGCCGGACCGCCCGATCAGGCTGCTCGGACTTCGCGCCGAAATGGCCATGCCGGACGACGCCCGGAAGGGACACACCCCCACCCGGAGCGGTTGGTGA
- a CDS encoding ribokinase yields MSGAPKAGIVVVGSLNADLTIYTDRLPNPGETVHGNGFAVNPGGKSANQAVAASKLGGQVTLIGAVGEDPNGTMLLDSTASAGVDVSRVLRADVATGVAVISVDASGENSIIISAGANGTLTPADVEPAAFSDAAVVCLCLEVGIATVLAAAQAGHDAGATVLLNLSPYAEVPEELAGLSDVLLVNAHEASLFLGTEADIPDAEAGVEAWEPVRSQFADRGMQRVLVTLGAQGSVVLDSLARSAEDQITRIAPTRVTAVDTTGAGDAFTGAVAARLAAGDSLAHAAAFASVAAALAATKKGTQAAYPSAAEVEELRGA; encoded by the coding sequence GTGAGCGGCGCGCCCAAGGCGGGGATCGTCGTCGTCGGCTCCCTCAACGCCGACCTGACCATCTACACCGACCGTCTTCCGAATCCCGGCGAAACAGTCCACGGCAACGGCTTTGCGGTGAATCCCGGCGGCAAGAGCGCCAACCAGGCGGTGGCTGCCAGCAAGCTCGGTGGGCAGGTCACCCTGATCGGCGCCGTGGGCGAGGATCCCAACGGCACCATGCTCCTGGACTCGACGGCCAGTGCCGGTGTGGACGTGTCCCGCGTCCTCCGTGCGGACGTTGCCACCGGTGTCGCCGTTATTTCAGTGGACGCGAGCGGCGAGAACAGCATCATCATTTCGGCCGGCGCCAACGGCACTCTGACCCCGGCCGACGTCGAGCCTGCTGCTTTCAGCGACGCCGCCGTGGTGTGCCTTTGCCTGGAGGTGGGGATCGCTACCGTGCTTGCTGCCGCCCAAGCAGGGCACGACGCCGGAGCTACGGTCCTGCTGAACCTCTCGCCTTACGCCGAGGTGCCGGAGGAGCTGGCCGGGTTGAGCGACGTGTTGCTGGTAAATGCGCACGAGGCTTCGCTGTTCCTGGGCACGGAAGCGGACATTCCTGACGCTGAGGCTGGCGTGGAGGCATGGGAGCCCGTCCGGAGCCAGTTCGCTGACCGCGGTATGCAGCGCGTACTGGTGACGCTCGGCGCCCAGGGGTCTGTCGTCCTGGATTCGTTGGCACGTAGTGCGGAGGATCAGATCACCCGTATCGCTCCTACCCGCGTGACCGCCGTCGATACCACGGGAGCCGGCGACGCCTTTACAGGTGCTGTGGCTGCGCGCCTGGCAGCTGGAGATTCACTGGCTCATGCCGCGGCGTTCGCATCGGTGGCAGCCGCGCTTGCTGCCACGAAGAAGGGCACGCAGGCCGCGTACCCGAGTGCCGCTGAGGTTGAGGAACTGCGGGGCGCTTAG